The Gracilibacillus caseinilyticus genome segment GCCATGGGAGCTGGCAGTGATATTGCCTTAGAAACCTCTGATATCGTGCTCGTCAAAAATAACTTAAGTAAAATAGTGGATGCGATCCAGTTATCGAAAAAAATGAACCAGATAATCAAACAAAATATAGTATTTTCGATCGGTATCATTCTGGCATTAATCGCCTCCAACTTCCTGCAAATAATCGACATGCCCTTGGGCGTCATCGGCCACGAAGGCAGCACAATACTTGTTATACTGAACGGATTGCGGTTGTTGGGTAAGTAAATACGTATGACTACCATAATACGGATTATGCCAACTAGCGGAGAGGTCATTTTGAAATATTTTTAGTGGTATGATACCGCTCCAGCCAACCACTTCGCGTCCTGCGGAACATATTTACGGAGCTTTGCTACGCACAGTATAAATGTCAAAATAACCACACCAATATAGTTCAGCTCACATAATCCGCATTATAAAACCAATACAATTTCGATTTTGGGCAATTCATTTCACAGTTACTCCTACAGGAAAAGGACGAGCTTTACGCTCGTCCTTTTACCATTTTTTCCACTTGTGCATTGATTTCCCCACCGGTAATAATGATAATTCCCGACAGGTAAAACCAGATCATTAAACTGATGACGCCTCCCAAGCTGCCGTATGTAGCTGAGTAGTTCCCCATTGATGATACATAATAGGAAAAAGCTAATGAGGCGAGTTGCCAGAAGACCGTTGCAAATAGCGTTCCCGGAATAATATCCTTAAAATAAACCCGCTTACTCGGTGCCAAGCGATACAGCATCATCAGCACAATAAAAAAGATTGCTGAGGAGATTACCCATCTCAGAGTATTCCAAGTCGAAAGAAAACCTTCCGACAGCCCAAAAAAGGAGAATAAATATACGCCAATCATTTTTCCGAAAATCGGAAGCAAAAAGGCGACAATAATAATCAGTAGCATCGCAATTGTTAATACGATCGAAATCATCCTCGTCACAATAAAGGAACGCTCTTCGTCAATGTTATAAGCTCTATTAAAAGATCGAATCAGTGCATTAATACCATTTGATGCAGACCAAAGCGTCCCAATAATACCAATTGACAATAAGCTGCCGTTACGATTATTCATAATTTGTGAAATATTCTCGTTTAACATGGTCATGATTTCTTCAGGTGCATATGTTGCTATAAAATTCATCACATCGATGTCTTGCCAAGGTAGATATCCAATCAGTGTCACTAAGAAAATCATAAACGGAAACAAAGACAGCAAGAAAAAATAGGACAATTGCGCCGCTAAGCCTGGAACATCATCCCCCGTTATCCGCTCGATCAACTGTTTTACAAACACGACCGGCCTCATCCGATAAAGACTGTTATTCATTCTTTATCCCGTTGTTCAAGATCGACTTTATCAGCAATTTCCCTAATTTGATCCAGCATATGTAACGCAGAGGTTAGATTAGCAGAAAATTGCTGTGAATAGCGGGTATATTGCGTATTCAACTGATGCATGGCATCTGCTGGATTTTTTACATAAAAAGATGTTTTATCGCCGCAGCTTTTTATTTTCTGTCCAACATATCCTCTTGTATCACGATCAAATAACGTTATCAATCCGCCAATGATCGCACCTGCTGCGATTCCTCTCACTAATGTGTTTTTTCCCATAACCTCTCAACCCTTCTTTCGCTTATTTTACTTGAACATCATGTTGTGCAATGATGTAGTCTAACAATTGATAACATCCCTCTTTGACTAATTCATATGTATAGTCAAAATTCTTCGTGAAATATGGATCAGGAACGTTTTGTTCTTTTGGCTGTTGAACAAAGTCCATTAATTTCTTAACTACTACATCAGCACCTGTCGTGATACTGGCAAGGTCGTCCATGTTCTGCTGATCCATGGCAATGACGTAATCAAATTCATTAAAATCATTTGCATTAATTTGCCGTGCAAGTTGACCTTCATACGAGATCTTCATCTCATCTAATTTTGCTCTCGTGCCTTTATGGGGAGCTTCACCAATGTGCCAATCTCCGACACCTGCTGAGTCAATCATGAATCGATCTTTCAGCCCTTTTTCCTCTACAATATGACGAAATACAGCCTCAGCCATCGGAGAACGGCAAATATTTCCTAAACAAATAAATAACACTTTAATCATATGATACCACCTCTTCTATCTTTATAATCCTGTTTTTTTTCAAACACTTTATGATATTGCCAGTAATTTCGCTTCGATCACTTCCGCCTCAAGCGGTTTACTGTATAAATAGCCTTGATAATAATCGCATTTTTCATATTTAATAAAGGAAAGAACCTGCTCCCCTTCTACCACGACTTTAAGGCCAAAGGTATCATTCACATTCTTCAGCCGATCCAAATCACATCGAGTGATAGCTTTTGGCGTTGCTTGATGATTCATGAAGGCAGCATCCAGATCTTCAAACAGTTTATACCGGTTCGGAAGCTTTGTTTGTCAGCTTGTCATGTGTAGCCATATACTCAATGGTTTGCTCCGCTTTCTCATATGGTGTAATATCCATTGCTGTGCCAACCAATTTAATGACCTTCTGATTGTGAAATATCGGTGAGGGATAGATGCATAAACAACGTTGCTTGAAATGATAGCGAAACTTCACTTCCTTACCTTTCATCGCATCCTGGATTTCAACAGGAAATGCAGTAATCATGTCTTGTTGCGTGAACCCTAGCTGCACACTTAATTTACCCACAACCATAGAACAATAAGGCTGGACTTCGTCGTTATGGATGACAAAAAACATATTCGCATGATGATCAAGGGTTTGTCTCAAGTCCATTTCATCCGTTTGCTTATAATGATCAATAGTCATATTCTTCACCTGTATGTAATTGTATTTTTATAATTATACGTGAAAATGAGAAAATATAAAGAGACTTTCCGGTATTTTCCTTAAAAAAGACGGTTATGAATTTTACTTTTATATCGATTATACGCTGGTGACTGGTTCAATTTTCTTTTATCAAGTAATAGCTGAAACTGAATTTCTTTTTCAGAGATACGTTTTTCCAAACGTATTTTTTCTTCGTCTTCTGTACAGAGCTTGAGCATATCACGTAAGGATGCGATTTCTTTATTAAGCTGCACTTCCTCCGGTAGATAACCGCTGTTTTTCATAATACGGTAACTCATGCGCAAGTCTTCTGGCACATCGGCAAGTGAGTCCTTTTTTATTGGTTTTCCCTTCCCTGCTAGATGATTAAAATCACCATCACTGATCGCTTTCTTAATCTTGTCTTCCGCCATCCGGCTAAACATATCCATAATGGATCACCCAAACTTTTCTATTCGTTTTCTGAAGCTGTTCTTCACATTAGGGGCAAGCTTTTCTAAAGATAAATATCGCTCCATTCTTTCTGCATTCTTTCGATCATGAAACAGACAGTCAAAGATCTCAAAAGGCGTGACTTTATCCTCATCTTCTTCCCGTTTTATTAATGTATCTTCCGGACTAACATAGCCTTCTTTTATTACACGAAAATAATAGCCGCTAAATCCTGTGTCAGTTACCAGCTTTGGCATATCAGGAATCCCATGTGTTTTGGCGATTTTGAAGCATGGCTGACGAGGTTGCGAACATTGGATTTCTGCTTGTCCGAGCTGAAAAATATCGCCAATAAACAAATCCTTCTCCGTTAATCCGTCAATTGTAATATTCTCACCGAAGGACGGGTAGTCGAAAGTTCGCTTGTATGTCTCATCCCAATAAGCATAATGATCTTTCGGGTACATGAGCAGGGCCTTTTCTGGTCCACCATGATTTTTTAAATCAGCCTGTCCATCTTGTTCGAATCCAGTCATTGTTAAATAATCACGGTCATGAATTGGTGTTTTGATAAAGCCTGTTACTAACGCTTTACCATCAAAAACTTGAGTTTGCGGCTTTCCTACATTCAAAGAAATAATTGGATATCCCATCAGAAAAATCCTCCTCTTTCTAGCTTATTTCCATTATACAGAATTTGATT includes the following:
- a CDS encoding YihY/virulence factor BrkB family protein, whose amino-acid sequence is MRPVVFVKQLIERITGDDVPGLAAQLSYFFLLSLFPFMIFLVTLIGYLPWQDIDVMNFIATYAPEEIMTMLNENISQIMNNRNGSLLSIGIIGTLWSASNGINALIRSFNRAYNIDEERSFIVTRMISIVLTIAMLLIIIVAFLLPIFGKMIGVYLFSFFGLSEGFLSTWNTLRWVISSAIFFIVLMMLYRLAPSKRVYFKDIIPGTLFATVFWQLASLAFSYYVSSMGNYSATYGSLGGVISLMIWFYLSGIIIITGGEINAQVEKMVKGRA
- a CDS encoding low molecular weight protein-tyrosine-phosphatase, with protein sequence MIKVLFICLGNICRSPMAEAVFRHIVEEKGLKDRFMIDSAGVGDWHIGEAPHKGTRAKLDEMKISYEGQLARQINANDFNEFDYVIAMDQQNMDDLASITTGADVVVKKLMDFVQQPKEQNVPDPYFTKNFDYTYELVKEGCYQLLDYIIAQHDVQVK
- a CDS encoding J-domain-containing protein, producing MDMFSRMAEDKIKKAISDGDFNHLAGKGKPIKKDSLADVPEDLRMSYRIMKNSGYLPEEVQLNKEIASLRDMLKLCTEDEEKIRLEKRISEKEIQFQLLLDKRKLNQSPAYNRYKSKIHNRLF
- a CDS encoding MOSC domain-containing protein encodes the protein MGYPIISLNVGKPQTQVFDGKALVTGFIKTPIHDRDYLTMTGFEQDGQADLKNHGGPEKALLMYPKDHYAYWDETYKRTFDYPSFGENITIDGLTEKDLFIGDIFQLGQAEIQCSQPRQPCFKIAKTHGIPDMPKLVTDTGFSGYYFRVIKEGYVSPEDTLIKREEDEDKVTPFEIFDCLFHDRKNAERMERYLSLEKLAPNVKNSFRKRIEKFG